GGGAGAACGGCATCGTCACGAGCGCCGAGAAGAGCGACGTGGTGGACTCGATGAGCTTGGCCGGAAGATCGACCAGGGTTGCGCCGAACAGCCCGATCCGGTGGTCCGCCCAGGTCGAGCCACGGTGCGGCGTCGCGAGGAATATCTCGCGCGAGATGAACGGCAGCGGCTCGAAGAAGAACGCCTGCTCGATGATCCTGCGGTCATCCGCATCCCACCGCACGTTGGAGAAAGGCGTCTCCGAAATGGTGCGCCAGAGCGGCTCGCCTCCGTTCTGGACCATGAGCTTGGCAATCAGCCCTCCCATGCTGTGCCCCACCACGACCATGTTGTTGAAGTAGGGACTGCGCCCCTCCGGATCATGCATTGCCCGGACTTTCAGCAGCGTCGCGCGCAGCTGACTGGCAGAATAGAGGAGCGGGTTCCCGGTGGGATACAGATAGAACCAGAACTGGTAGCTTCCTCTGAGGACAGGATCGCCAAGGATGCTGTTGAACATGGGCAGCCACGTCGCGGGCTTGGACATGAGCCCATGGACGAAGACTATCGGAATCCTGTCGGGTTGGTAGGGTTGCAGGGTGTATAGCCCCTGAACCTTGTGCCAGGTGTTCACCTTGAGGAGCCCTTGGACACCGCGCAACCGAGGGCCTTCCTGAATCATGTAGGCCAGCGGAGTGCTCAGGTCCGCCTCGAGAGGAATCCGCGCATCCCCTATGGCGATGTCCTTCGTCCTCATGGGATCGTGCATCGTGATGTCAGCCAGAAAGCGTCCGCCAGAGTCTCTGATCCCGCTTAGCCAGGGAGTGAAGCTGACGACGATGGTTGCCGGATAGGTCTGCACGACAGGTGAGCGAAATACATCCCTGGAGGCCCGAGGCTGATTGCTCCCTGGCCTGTCCTGAAGGCGGACGGCGATCAGGGGGGCGCCGATGCCGTGCTCCCCATGATGCTCGTCCAGGCCCGTGACCTTGAACTCGTATGCCAGATGGAGTTCATCGAATTCCTCCGGCTTCCAGCTCAGCTCGGTCCTCTTGCTCAAAACCGTCAGGACTCCCGCGATCATGGGGAGCTCCCAGCCCTCCTTGAGGCGGATGCCGCGTGACCTGATCAGCTTGACCGCTTGCGCAAGAGATCGATTGTAGAGTTCAAGAGCCCATGTGGTCTGCGGCTGATAGGGGCTTGGCGGCTCTCCCAGTCCAGGATCAAAAAGGTAATTGTACGAATAGAATGCGGCTGAAAGCAGAAGCGCAAGCCTTTCCCTGGAATCCCTGGAGAGCTTCTCTGCTTGCAAGAAGCACAGCTCCGACACCGCAAAGGCCAGCTTCCTGTCCGGATGAGCAAGCACCTTTTCCGAAAGCGCGGACAGAGCCGCGTCCGGGGCATGCTTCCATTTCTTCAGCAGCTCCTCCTGGCGGAGGACGAGCAGCGTCCGTTCACTGGGAAGCGTGTCCGTCAGCGCGCTCCTGTCCAGCTGCTCGAATCGTTTGTCCAGGGAGACGGGCTCCACGCCAATTCCCGCGGCGCAGCCCGCCAGGAGGATAAGGATGCCTAGCGCGGTGCAAACCCCTCCTGGCGTGACCCTCCGCGGGTTGACGGGATCGCCCATGCTTCCATCCGAGCCAGTACAGGTTAGGGCATGGCTGCGACTCTTCTGTTCGGACAACCCGCTGCTCCCCTGTTTACAACGACCACCAAGAAGGCACTATAGACGATCTTCTGAATCAGTGAAGGTCGGATACCGACCCCATGTTGTCCGCATCGCTCCATATGCGCGACGCCATGCTGCCTAGCTCTTCCTGCGGATTGCCGCCTTGTAGGCATAAAGCAGCGCAAAGAGGCAGATCAGCAGTCCGAGGAGCAGGAGTGCTGCGTGGTTAATGGTCTTGCGCAACTCGTCGCCAGTTTCGAGGACCAGCTTCTGCGCCTCCTCGGTCATCTCGCGCTGACGGGACTCAATGCCTTGCAGGGCCTGCGCGATGGCTTGGCTGCGCTCCTCCCGGATCATTTCGCTGATCTTGATGAGCGTCTGCGCCTGGAGATCCGTGAGGCCGCTCAAGGCTTGAACGATGGTGTTCTCCCGCTCCCGGCCGATCTGCCGGAGCGCATTATCCAAGGTGCTCTGGACTATTTCATCCATTTCTTCCGGAAGCTGTTCGAGGATGCCTGCGTACCGTTTTCCCAGCTTTTGGAAGTTCTCGGCGCCCTCCAGCAGAGAGCGGATCTCCGGGGTGGTCACCGCCTGGAGCAGCGCGAATTCAAGCTGGAAATTGGCCGCAAGCTGCAGGCGCGAGAATAGATACATCGCCCGATCCAGGGTCACCTTGATGTCCCCGGCGATCGCGGTCGCCTCGCGCATGGTCGCGAAAACCCCTCCAGGCTTGGCAAGCTCGCGCATGGTGGGCTTGAGGCCGAGTTCGCCGAAGTCGCTGAAGCGAATGTAGTTGACTCCGGTCAGCTTGGGATTTTCCGCATGCCAGGCAAGCAGAAGCTCGCGCAGATCACCCTGCTGCTCGGAGGTGAGGTAGCGCCCGGCCAAGCTCCAGATCTTCCGCTCCTGAGCGCGGAATGCCGCAAGCACTGGCTTGGCGGCCCGGCCGTACACTCGGGACCAGTGATCCTCCCAGACCATGCGGTTGAGGGTGATGAGCACGACGAGATCGAGCAGGGCCCCGCCCGGATACGGCCCGGCGGCGATCTCGACGGCGGCAATCGTTCCATAGGCCTTGCGCATGGCTGCATGCAGACGCGCCTGCTCGGTACCCACGGCATTGGCAAAGGAGGTGAAAACATTGGCCATGGTGCCGGCATACGAGTCGGCTGCGCTCATGACCGCCGCCTGCAGTTCATAGATGCTTCCGGCTGCTTGGCTGTCCACGCGGTCGTCGCCGAAGAGCGCTGCCTGCTGCCCGGCGGGGTCCGGCTGCTCCATGGCAAGACAGGAGGACAGGCTGGCTGTCCACAAGGAAATTAGCAGAAAGCTCGTCAGCCTCCGCACGGCTCTTCCGAGCCAAGCATCCCGCCTGGATTTATCTGGATTCAAGGGCGATTGGTTGCGCAAGCTTCGCACTCATACTCCCGGGTAGCTTACGACAATAGCGTCACACCTTCTTATGGTGAATTGTTTTTATCGCCATTCTGATTGCTTACAGAAATTTCGCCCCGCCTGCCCCTTCTTGCAATTGGGCCATGCAGGAGGGCCTGAGGGCCTTGTGGGCTGCCTGAGTCCCGGCTGGGCCAAGCGGTTATTCAGGAAGTCAGGTCATGCGGGAAGAGTGTACCTGACATCAGCCCTTGGTGCGGGATGTACGTTCTGACTGGAGTTGCCGGTCAGCCCGCCTGCATAAAGCCGGATATCCTGGAGCAGAGTGCTTTTAAGACGCCTGCTCCGGCCTGGGCGCAAGTGAATTGCGCCTGCGCCTACACGGCGGCAAGCCAGGCCGAGGCACGGCTTGCAGAGCATTTTCAAAAGCAAAATGGACTAAAGTCCAATGTGCAAAGCCGGCTTAAATAACAAAGGATATGAATGAATAGCCTGATATTTCGAGATGTTTTACGTCACGCGCAAACTTTGAAAACAGGATCATGCCCAACTGCTTCAGTTCCTCGGGTTTAGCGCTGAAGAAGCTGTCCGGAACGGCAAAGTTGTTTATGTCATCCATCTTATGGCCACAGACAACCTCGGTGAAATACCTGTCTTCTACTTTGGATATCCGGAAAGTCAGGTACCGTTCCTGATCGTCAGGATCTCCTTCCAGCATATGGCAAAAGACTTCCTCACAGCAGAGCATCAGCGTGTCGAGTTCTGTTTCTGACAAGAGGAGTTTCTTTTTCCCATGCAACAGCATCTCTTGCAGCTTGGGCAACTCCGACACATCAGGCTTGAATGTCCCCTGCACGGAACGTTTTGGCATCAGGTAGGCGATTATGCTCAACATGAATGCGGTAAAGCCGCCAAGCGCAACGCTGTTGCCCATAATCGGCGCCAAGGCTTCAGGCATGATGTTGCCAAAATAAGATCCGCTTTCTGCAACAATCCCCACCGACAGAGACAAGCCGAGAATAAGGCCATGCTGGTTGCTCAGCTTGTTTATGGTCAACAGCCCGATACCGGCATGAAAAAGCAAGGCTGCAATAACTATCAGCAGGCCGCCCAGGACTGCACCGGGCATATCGAGCATGAAACCCCCAACCTTGGGC
The window above is part of the Desulfocurvibacter africanus subsp. africanus DSM 2603 genome. Proteins encoded here:
- a CDS encoding esterase/lipase family protein, whose amino-acid sequence is MGDPVNPRRVTPGGVCTALGILILLAGCAAGIGVEPVSLDKRFEQLDRSALTDTLPSERTLLVLRQEELLKKWKHAPDAALSALSEKVLAHPDRKLAFAVSELCFLQAEKLSRDSRERLALLLSAAFYSYNYLFDPGLGEPPSPYQPQTTWALELYNRSLAQAVKLIRSRGIRLKEGWELPMIAGVLTVLSKRTELSWKPEEFDELHLAYEFKVTGLDEHHGEHGIGAPLIAVRLQDRPGSNQPRASRDVFRSPVVQTYPATIVVSFTPWLSGIRDSGGRFLADITMHDPMRTKDIAIGDARIPLEADLSTPLAYMIQEGPRLRGVQGLLKVNTWHKVQGLYTLQPYQPDRIPIVFVHGLMSKPATWLPMFNSILGDPVLRGSYQFWFYLYPTGNPLLYSASQLRATLLKVRAMHDPEGRSPYFNNMVVVGHSMGGLIAKLMVQNGGEPLWRTISETPFSNVRWDADDRRIIEQAFFFEPLPFISREIFLATPHRGSTWADHRIGLFGATLVDLPAKLIESTTSLFSALVTMPFSRRFAEEGSLQLRRIPTGIDGLSPSNPVLGYLANAPLREGVPYHSIIGDKEAAGLKGGTDGIVPYASAHLDGAASEIVVHCGHSVQASPQAIREVMRILHEHLLATGLEQP